In Brassica rapa cultivar Chiifu-401-42 chromosome A06, CAAS_Brap_v3.01, whole genome shotgun sequence, a single window of DNA contains:
- the LOC103872082 gene encoding uncharacterized hydrolase YugF isoform X1: MLSSATATAARIDRPMLKRQFKVVAEKFPTFLPGDVERIKDKFALKLAARIERLPVKVSFSEDRIMSSCVTPLMRKETSPVVLLHGFDSSCLEWRYTYPLLEEAGLETWAFDILGWGFSDLEKLPPCDVASKREHFYKFWKTHIERPVVLVGPSLGAAVAIDIAVNHPEAVESLVLMDASVYSEGTGNLATLPKAAAYAGVYLLKSVPLRLYANFLCFKGVSLETKWDWTKIGRLHCLYPWWEDAAVSFMTSGGYNVTSLIKKVSQKTLIVWGEDDQIISNKLAWRLHGELPNASVKQISDCGHLPHVEKPAAAAKLITEFVRETCQCKEVESIS; the protein is encoded by the exons ATGCTCTCATCAGCGACGGCGACGGCGGCGAGAATTGATCGGCCGATGTTGAAACGGCAGTTCAAAGTGGTGGCGGAGAAATTTCCGACGTTTCTGCCTGGAGATGTTGAGAGAATCAAAGACAAGTTTGCTCTAAAGCTGGCAGCGAGAATCGAGAGGCTTCCCGTAAAA GTGAGCTTCTCGGAAGATAGAATCATGAGCAGTTGCGTGACGCCGCTGATGCGGAAAGAGACGAGTCCTGTCGTGCTTCTTCACGGTTTTGATAG TTCTTGTTTAGAGTGGAGATACACTTATCCACTGCTGGAAGAGGCCGGTTTAGAGACTTGGGCGTTTGATATCCTTGGTTGGGGTTTTTCTGATTTAGAGAAACTTCCACCGTGTGATGTTGCGTCTAAAAGAGAACATTTTTACAAG TTTTGGAAGACTCATATTGAAAGGCCAGTGGTTTTGGTTGGGCCGAGCCTCGGTGCTGCTGTTGCAATTGACATTGCTGTCAACCATCCTGAAGCG GTTGAGTCTTTGGTTTTAATGGACGCAAGTGTTTACTCAGAAGGTACAGGAAACTTGGCAACTTTACCCAAAGCAGCAGCTTATGCTGGA GTATATCTACTCAAGAGCGTTCCACTGAGGTTGTATGCAAACTTCCTTTGTTTCAAAGGTGTCTCATTGGAAACTAAATGGGACTGGACAAAG ATTGGTCGCTTGCATTGTCTGTATCCTTGGTGGGAAGATGCAGCTGTTAGTTTTATGACTAGCGGAGGATACAACGTAACTTCTCTTATTAAAAAG GTTTCACAGAAGACACTGATAGTATGGGGAGAGGATGACCAAATCATTAGCAACAAACTCGCTTGG AGACTACATGGAGAGTTACCTAACGCAAGTGTGAAACAAATATCAGACTGTGGACATCTTCCTCACGTCGAAAAACCAGCTGCTGCAGCTAAACTGATCACAGAGTTTGTTAGAGAGACTTGCCAGTGTAAAGAGGTTGAAAGTATATCTTAG
- the LOC103872082 gene encoding uncharacterized protein LOC103872082 isoform X2: protein MLSSATATAARIDRPMLKRQFKVVAEKFPTFLPGDVERIKDKFALKLAARIERLPVKVSFSEDRIMSSCVTPLMRKETSPVVLLHGFDSSCLEWRYTYPLLEEAGLETWAFDILGWGFSDLEKLPPCDVASKREHFYKFWKTHIERPVVLVGPSLGAAVAIDIAVNHPEAVESLVLMDASVYSEGTGNLATLPKAAAYAGVYLLKSVPLRLYANFLCFKGVSLETKWDWTKIGRLHCLYPWWEDAAVSFMTSGGYNVTSLIKKIVSVGFTEDTDSMGRG, encoded by the exons ATGCTCTCATCAGCGACGGCGACGGCGGCGAGAATTGATCGGCCGATGTTGAAACGGCAGTTCAAAGTGGTGGCGGAGAAATTTCCGACGTTTCTGCCTGGAGATGTTGAGAGAATCAAAGACAAGTTTGCTCTAAAGCTGGCAGCGAGAATCGAGAGGCTTCCCGTAAAA GTGAGCTTCTCGGAAGATAGAATCATGAGCAGTTGCGTGACGCCGCTGATGCGGAAAGAGACGAGTCCTGTCGTGCTTCTTCACGGTTTTGATAG TTCTTGTTTAGAGTGGAGATACACTTATCCACTGCTGGAAGAGGCCGGTTTAGAGACTTGGGCGTTTGATATCCTTGGTTGGGGTTTTTCTGATTTAGAGAAACTTCCACCGTGTGATGTTGCGTCTAAAAGAGAACATTTTTACAAG TTTTGGAAGACTCATATTGAAAGGCCAGTGGTTTTGGTTGGGCCGAGCCTCGGTGCTGCTGTTGCAATTGACATTGCTGTCAACCATCCTGAAGCG GTTGAGTCTTTGGTTTTAATGGACGCAAGTGTTTACTCAGAAGGTACAGGAAACTTGGCAACTTTACCCAAAGCAGCAGCTTATGCTGGA GTATATCTACTCAAGAGCGTTCCACTGAGGTTGTATGCAAACTTCCTTTGTTTCAAAGGTGTCTCATTGGAAACTAAATGGGACTGGACAAAG ATTGGTCGCTTGCATTGTCTGTATCCTTGGTGGGAAGATGCAGCTGTTAGTTTTATGACTAGCGGAGGATACAACGTAACTTCTCTTATTAAAAAG ATTGTGTCTGTAGGTTTCACAGAAGACACTGATAGTATGGGGAGAGGATGA